The Candidatus Hydrogenedentota bacterium DNA segment AGAGGCGTTGCGCACCTACCAGGATTGGTCGAACGCCCACCCGAACGATGCGCAGGCGTATCTCAATCTTGCGCGCACATACGAATCGTTGGGGATGAATTCGGAAGCGGCGACGCAACTTTCGTTGTACCAGGAGATGTCGGGGAACAGTTCGAACTCGTATGCGAACTCCGCGGCGTTATACCGCAGGCTGGGGATGACCGCCGACGAGGGTGCGCTGCTCACGGATTGGGTAAGTTCCTCGCCGGCATCCACGCAAGCGCACATGGCCTTGGCGGACTATTACCGCCGCACGGGAGACCTTTCGTCGGCATTGGGCGAGTACCAGAGCGTACTCCAGACAACTCCGGGCAACATCGCCGCGCAAATGAATCTCGCGCAAACGTACCAGCAGATGGGGCAGTACGCGGAGGCTCAGGCGACGCTGCTTTCGGCGATTGAGCTTCAGCCCGGGAATGCCGATTTGTACCTTCGCTTGGGGGAAGCATACCGGCGGAGCGGCAATTTGGCGGAAGCCATCAGCACATATCAGTCCGTTGTGTCCCTGGAACCTGGAACGACGCAGGCCATGCGCGCTCAACAGCAGATTAACCGGCTGCAGCGTCAGGCGGCGCAGACGGTGAACCGGAATCCATCGTAGCAGGGACAAAGCCGATCAATTCGCGAACCTGACCGTGTAGAAGTAGAAGTGTCGCCCATACCGGCCCAGTTGCGTGATGGACAACGCGGCGTCGTTCACGGAACGTATGACCGAATCGAATTCGGTTGTCTCGTCGCCCAGCGCAATGAAAAGGAGACCCGTATCGTCTCTTTCGCGCACGGCAGTGGCAAGCATTTCCCAATTCTCGGCGGTCTTGACCAGGAAGAAGTCTTTGTCCTTCATCGCGACGCCCAACTCTTGAGATACGGCCTGATTGGAGACAGCCACGGCGGTTTCCGGGCGGCTCAATAGCATGTCCAACGCGGGTGCCACACGCGTGCTGTAATTGTCTCTGAGAATCATGGCGCCGTCGATGGCATCGCGTTTGACGCCGAGCGCTAGTGTGATCAGAAAAACACACGCAAAACCGATTCGCAGAACTGGAACACGCAGAGAATCGACTTCGCGCCACCACTTCGCAATCAGCAGCCAGGCTACTGGGACGATGGGAAACAAGAACCGCGGACCAATCTGGTAATCGCCATGACTCGGGACGATGGCGCCGGTCCCGATGAGGGATACCGCAACAACGGCCATGAGTGCCCAGGCTTCGCGATCCAGGCGCCGTGGCGCAAGCCGCAGAAGCGCCACAAAAAGGCCCGCACCGAACAAAACGATCGGCATGGTGTGCAGGTAGCTCTCGTACATTTCGAATGACCAATTGGCGGCGTTGTAGACGCGCTGAGCGATTGGTACGTCAATTCCTCGTTGTATGGAATGAGTTCCGAGCGGGTTTCCATAGATCCATACGTTGAGCGCAATGTACCCAAGAATTGTGAACGATGTTCCTGCCGCGTACGCGAACCATGCGCGATTGCCTGCAAAGCGTCTGGTGTGAAAGAAGGAGACGGCGAGAACGATGGCGGCGAAGACCATGCATTCTTCGCGGAACCAGCCCGCGA contains these protein-coding regions:
- a CDS encoding tetratricopeptide repeat protein, which produces GSAISRQISTAMQSIRQGDYSSALSQLQTAEQSQSLSAKDYKALAQAYNQLGMPEEALRTYQDWSNAHPNDAQAYLNLARTYESLGMNSEAATQLSLYQEMSGNSSNSYANSAALYRRLGMTADEGALLTDWVSSSPASTQAHMALADYYRRTGDLSSALGEYQSVLQTTPGNIAAQMNLAQTYQQMGQYAEAQATLLSAIELQPGNADLYLRLGEAYRRSGNLAEAISTYQSVVSLEPGTTQAMRAQQQINRLQRQAAQTVNRNPS